From Corvus hawaiiensis isolate bCorHaw1 chromosome 11, bCorHaw1.pri.cur, whole genome shotgun sequence:
ttgtttgtttttaattgtcaATTGTATGGTAAATGGGCTGCGCTCGGAGGGTCACGGGGAGTTCAGCGGGGCCGAGGAGCGAGGCTGTCCCCGGGCGCCGAGGGAAGGACACGATGTGCCTTCACCCCCGGGAAAACACCCCCTCTGCGCCTCCGGTGGGGAGAGCTGGGCCGGGACCCGAGCAGTGCCTTTCCCTGCAAACGTGAGCCGTGGTCTCGCTCCTCCAAATGGCTGTGAAGGCGCAGCGGGGAGCAGGGGGCGGCCGGGGGGTCCCCGCGGAGCCGCTGCTCTTCCCGCGGTTTACAGCCCCCCGGAGCCGGGCTCTGGATGCCGCCTGCCCGCTGGTACTGCTCCTAGAAAACCAGATGCCTTCGCAGGCTTTCCAGACACCCCGTGTAAAACAGGATCAGAGGCGATCCCGCGGTGCAGGATCTGTAAAAGCCTCTCTTTTCATCTCGGCAAGGAGCGCGGGCTCCGCATGGGGTGCGTTAAATACCAAAACCCAGTCTCCGCGGCCCTACAAAGTTGAACACGGTGCCTCACACTCCCGATCTCCAGCGCTCCATGCTGCTGGGcagtctgcctttttttttttttttctccttttttttttttactgttggctttttttttttttttttttttggtgttgtttcTGGTGGCACCTTGTCAGCTGCTGCGTGGGGAAGAGCCGGGCTGCAGGGGCCGGGCCCGTCCGCGGCCCCGGGCGCAGGTGCGTCCTCCGCCTCGCTGCTCGGCGCGGTGTCCGCAGCCGAGGAGGGCGATGGCAGCGGGGATGGGGCGCGGGAGGTGCCGTCGGAAGGGCAgagccgcccggccccgccgcctcccgcggCTGCGGCGAGCGCGGCTGCCCCCTGTTGGGAGCGGGCCGCCACCGCTCCCCGGGGCGccgcggcggggctgggggctccgGCGCAGCGACGGCCAAGCTcgggggggcaccggggctcTTGAACGGGGCCGTGGCCTTTGGCCCCGCCGACCGGGTCTTGCAGCGGGGCAGCGCCCCACTCGCGGCGCTGTCCCGGTCACCGCCTCCCTCCgcggccgcccgccccgccggacTGCTGGCCCGGGCGGCTGCACAGCTGTTGGCGTCCCGCATGGGCACCGGCGTCTCCGACCTCCTCAGGGTTCGGGCAGTTTCACGGCGCTTCTTTGTTACTGTCATTATTTTAAGAAGTAACAGATGAAAAAAGCCCGGCACGTTGTGCGCTGCTGGGTGTCGCGGCTTGCCCCGCGCACACCTGGCTTCGCCTCGTCCCTCGCTTACTACGCCCTCGGTGTTCGCACCTTTGCCGGGACTGAGCCCCTCTGAGGCGGGCGggctcttcctgctgcaggagacCGGCCCCCGTTTACccacccccagcactggggagttgggggggctcagctcccctgggcagggGATGTTTAACCCGCACGGCGCGGCGAGGGTTCGCCCCCGGGCTGCGTCCCCGGCGCAGTGTCGGGGAGCGGCGCATGGGGGTCTCCACGCTGCGGCAGCTTCCCCGCGTGTGCCCGGGCAGGTTCCGTGTCCGGCCCCGCTGCCAGCGCTCCGTTCCTCCCGGCCCTTcgcaaacagaaataaattagaatTAAGAACACCTTCAATTCAGCGTTAAGGGCCTTTGGAGAATGAATAGGGAATAGGGAGCCCCCAAGTGTcgaaatgtccttttttttttcttcttttttttcttttcttttttttttttttccttccgaGGGGAGGGGAAATAAACCCCGGGAATGGCTCTGGGGAGCGAGTGAGAGAGTCCCGTGTGAGGACCAGACGGTGATCGCGGGACCTGTCGGGGGAAGCGTTTGACTTCCAAGACGGCAGCCCGGTTGTTGCAGCGTCCGGGTCGGGACGCGGAGCCGCTCCTTGTCGCTCCTGGTACCTCCCCGGGACGGTACCGATCCTGGGGCTGCCGTCGGGGCAGTCACCGCGGTGCCAGCGCGGAGCTCGGGGCTGCCTCGGCGATCACGGGGGGCGGGAGCCCCGAGGCTGCGCCGAGATGTTTTAGGGGACGGCGGGGAAGGGCAAGGATCGGCCGCATCGTCCCCGGGCGGGAGCCCTCGGGCACCCCGCGGAACCGACCCCTCGAGGCACCGGCCCCCCTTCCCTCTCGGGCTCGCTTTGCAAACCTGAAGCCGCCTTTAGCCAGCCGTGAGCCCTTCGTGTCCCCGGCGCGGGCAGCGATGGGGTAATGCCCGGCCCGGGGCCCGCGGGTCGCTGTAGCCCCGGGGCAGCGGGGATGGGGTCCCGTGTGCGGAGCAGCTGTTCCGCCtggtcccgtcccgtcccgtggCGGGCGGGgtgcgggagcggcggggccggggcagagGGACGGGCGGGCGCCCGGGAAGGCGGTGTCcgcgggggggtggggggtgcgGGGGTGGGTTCTGCCCGGTGGAGCGGGAGCCGCGACGTGCCTGTGTCTGGCACCAGAGCCTCGGCGGGGAGAAGGGCCGGCGAGTCAGAGTCAAGTTAAAAGGGGCCCGGAGACTTCCGTTGTTTAAACTTGAATGCTCGAAAATGGTCTGAGAAGCAATAAACAATCTGatcctttttctcccccctctaGAAATCCAGTGCAGTATTAATCCACGGAGGTGCTGTGGGGACAGTTGGCAGTACAATGGCTTCTCAGTACCTCGTAGTGGCTCTGGCcgttttctcttcttttaccCAGGTTGTAATAGAAGCCAGCTCTTGGTGGTAAGCATCTAGTATCGGCTTGGTTTTGAAAGGGGGTGTCACGATTTGCTCGCTTCAATGTCTCTGTGCTTCTGTACTTTGTTTCTGCGGGAGTGCGGCAGGAGCAAGGCAGTAGGGGAGAAGTGCGCTGGTTGGGATATGTTGTGTAGGAAAAGGAACGGGTCTGTCAAATAAGGGTAAATGTGCAACGTCTCGTCTTATCAAATACGGTTTTTAGAAATGCTGTATGATAGATTCTCTATGAATTTTATCATCTTTAAATAACTATAATTGTTTCTCCTTTAAAAGGGACATTTCAACTCCCTTAGGTTAGAAGTTTTGCATGTATAAGAGAAAATGCTGATTTGCAAGGAAAAACTTAAAAGTTTCAGTTTGAAGTTTTCTGCAACTGAACTGTTTACAAATGTATTTCATTACAAAGAAGTACATTTAAATTCCTGCTTTGGCAAATTATCTGTGTATGTACCATGTTGAGAGTTCTTGAAATAGgtgtttctctgctgtttccagTGATGCCTTTTGGATTAATGGCCactttttaattgaaatgtaCCATGTGAAGAGCACTTTAAGGAAACAAAGTTGATTTTGTTTAGCGTGAATATACTTGCCTGTATGTTTTTGTGTTGTCATTCGGAAGAAGCTAGAAGTAGTCTGTAGCAAGTTTCTAACTTCTGGCTTGCTAAAGATTTCCCTACTTGTTTATAGATCAGATTGAAAAACCCAGacttaaatataaaatatgtgtTGAGACAAATTGGGCTTTGGAgagcttttttcatttttgctttatttattttcctggcCTTGCAATTGTTTGGAGTTTCTATTATTTTTACTATGTCAGTTTAAGCTGCTAAAAGACTGCCTAGATGCAAGTCTTCCAAGTCTGTGTAGTGCTTCAGTCAACACAATGTATGGTGATAACCACATGGATGGAAACTAATGACTTCTGTCCTGTCCTTAAAACAAAAGTTTCATATTTAagtctttggggtttttcctcacTTGTTAGCACAAGCAGGAGTTGTATACTCATGTATGATACAGTTCTGTCTGtgatttatagatttttttttttttaaaaatatttttttttaattttgaagtcttCTGTTTATTAATGCAAATCTTTCTTTATGCAGGTCTTTAGGGATGAACCCCATGAACCCCATGAACCCTGTTCAGATGTCAGAGGTGTATATTATAGGAGCCCAGCCACTATGTAGCCAGCTAGCAGGGCTTTCCCAAGGACAGAAGAAACTCTGCCAATTGTATCAGGACCACATGCAGTTCATTGGAGAGGGTGCAAAGACGGGCATTAAGGAGTGCCAGTATCAATTCAGACACAGAAGATGGAATTGCAGCACTGTGGACAACAACTCTGTTTTTGGCAGAGTCATGCAGATAGGTAGGAAGCAACATCTTTATGATTAAACTCTTGTCTAAGGATATGTATGGCACACACTGTTCTGCACTTGAATCTCTTGCCAGGTTCTTACTGAGTACTGTATACAATCAAGTGTTTCTAAAAGTTGGCAAAGGAGTTGGATTATTTTTAGCCGGAGGTGATTTCCCACCACTGTCCAGCCATGTGTCTTGGAAATCAAAGTAGGaatatatatttgcatatgGGAAtaggggagaaaggaaaatgaggcCCTGAAATCTCTTTTTTAGAAAACCTGAGACAAAACGAAGGCAACCTACAAGAATTAAAACCAGCAGCGTCCTGTAAAATTAAAGATGTCCATGTCTAGTTCCAAAGTTAGCAGCTGGATAATAAATCGCTCTTGGTCCAGAGGTTAACTGAAAATTGCTGCTCTGTCGATTAGTGTTTATGGGCAATTCCTCCTTGCTTATTTCCAGatctggtaattttttttccctctttttaaggaaaacagatttatttttatagtaCTGTAGCGGGGTAGTTTTCATGAAATCAATTCTATCATGGCAAAATGTGTGATTGTCCTTATAACTCCCATTTAATGGAATCACATTGCTGGTAAGAGACAGATTCTTGTTTAACATCTTATCACAATTTGGTGGACACCCTACCCTTTCCCTATCAGATCCTCTTTGAAATGGCCTTCTCCAGTGCTCACGTGctgcctgccttccctggcATTTAGGGACCTTATAGTATTTTAAAGTCCTTGGCAAAATTTTAACCAGTGCTGTTGAACTGGGTCCTTGGTGAAACCTTCCTGTGACTTTCCCAAATCAGACTGCTGATTTTGTGTAATCAACTGAAAAACGTTTATTTTTCTGGGTGGCAGTTGTGATCTTTTAAGTAGCGAGCAGTACCCTGGCAAATGCAGCACTGCTTTTTAGTTGGAGTTGTAAAGTAAAGCTTTTATGTCAGTGTTTTTCTGTCCTGCtttgacaaaagaaaaagttttaaaatcgGTCTCAGTCTAGGTTTGTCTGTAAATGGGCTGACTCCAGTTAAAGTTGAAGGAATACATCAATTCACATTTGGTCTCAGTTCTTGTTAAAAGAAGTTTTTATTTGGAGATTGTTagacaaatagaaaaaaattctattgcATAAAAGTACTGAATTGGAACATTTGATTTTAGATAAACAACCTTCCCTAGGCTTTTTGAAGCACAGTATTAATCCCCCATCAAGGGGGTTTTTTAAGCTTACTCAAGCAAGAGTCTTAAAACACATGTAACATGAAAGCAAGCTTTTTCTGTACACCTCTCTGTTCTAGTAATCTAACAAATGTCAGAAAATTAATCTGTTTAAAATTTAGGCCTTCATCCTTCAGCCCTTATTTATTATCCAAGCAAGTGAAAATTAGCTCAGGGGGACTGCTGGTGTGAAGCAGTGTACAGGATGGGGCCCGTGGTTTGTGGTGTCTGTCTCTGGAATCAATGTTTCTGCCCTCCCCAAGTATGACAGATCTATTTAAAGGTGGTTCCTTTCAAGTTAAATAACTTTGCCGCACCCTTTTGCTGGATATGACTGTATTAGCTGATGTCTACACAGCAATTCATCATGTAATTAAGCCACTTACTCTAATTGCAGATGGAAGCAAGGTTAATAGCCATATTCAGGAGTTAGAGCATGAAGAGTGTATTCACTGAGAGCAAGGAAGGTGGTGTAACAGTTGTAGTATTTCACGCTGAAATGCTGTTAGGACCAGTTGGTGTTCCTCTGCATGGAAGGAAAAGTGGACACTTTCAGAGCCTGATTCCATTGAGTTCAGCCTGCCATGGCCTGTGTGATGGGCTGTCAGATGCCCCTTGCTCCCTGCAGTGCAGGAGGTGCAGGCTCTGAGTGCACATTGTTTGGGAGATTTTGCCATGTGCCCTTGGTTGTGCCCCAGAGAGTTCCCGGGCACGGCACTGCCCGCCGGCACAGCCACGGCCCCGTGTGTCAATGGACAGTCTTTCTTCCAGGATTTACCCTGCAGTTAGCTAAAGCTGTACAAATAAACCTGCCGTTGGGTTTGGAAACTTGCTCTGTGGCTTATTGAACTGTAAAATTTTAGGGCCTGTGTTCTGCACTGCTCCCCTTGGGTGCTGGCTCCCAGGTCAGGCCACGGTGCTTGCTGCCTTCCCCACTTTGCCccctctcctggctttgtggccAGCCCTGTGCAGGCTGCACATGGGCTTTGCACACACAGCTGAGTGCTAACAGGAAACAAAATCACTGGATCCTCCCCCAACAGCTCCGTGTGGTTGGGGTCCAGTTTGTTCTGCCTTCAGCTTGATGttgaatgcttttaaaatgcaagacAAAGAACATTTTGTATCTTATGTTcaggtataaaaaaaaaaaaaaaggttctgtTCTTGCAGACTTATTCAGATCAAGTGTAAAGCTCAGCGCCTTGCTCTGTGGGTGGCTTCCTACAGTGTGTGTATATTGAACAGTTCCATTTCTATGTTTTATATATATGGGAGAGAGGGGACTTGAACGTGTTTGGAATGTGTGTTTGCTTGCCATGGCTACAATAGAGAGAAATCCTGGACTGTGGGAAAAGACAGATATGTTTGACAGTGAAGGAAAGCACAGTTGTGCCTAAaggctgtaaaaaaaaaagaaaaaaacccctaaaactcAGAGTAACTCATCCGTGTGGAACCATCACTCTTAATGTGTTCCTGGGGTCAATGACTTGAGGCAGTGTTGGCTTGAAGTGTGCTTCAGCAGCTGATGCTATTTTATAATTTGCTTAAATGTCCAAGGAGGGAACTTGCAGGGCAACTCTCTTTCCTGTACCCaagcctttccttctccttcccactAAGAGTAAGGTCTTTAAAATTTATTCCAGGATAATAATGAAAACTAGTCAAAAATAGTCAGCTTTATAAGTTTAAATCCCGCAGTAAGCAGCAGAGTTAACCATGTGAAAGCATGAGCTAACTAAAcatggaaaagaacaaaaatggaACAAAGAGGCAAGTCCTGTGGTCCAAAGCAGACCATGTTTCTTTCCTCTCAATATAGTGGAAATTTTGCTTAAGGAATTAATCCAAAAATGTGTGTTGCAGAGCAAATGGGAACATTAAAATCTGTATGAGGTTCCCCCTGCTATAGTTTGCAGTACGTGCAAGGCCTAAGTCACCACATAAGGCCAatgtttttttaactgaaatggCTACTCCTGTAACCCTTTATACCCACAGTTCATGTAAATACTTCCAAGAGCAGGTGTCTGTGAGTACAGACAATAGTAAGTTAGGTAGCAAAGTGCTTCTCATCTTCCTTAAGTCTCATCTTTCCTAACGTaagatttctgatttttcccatttaaaCCCAGCATCTATTACTAAAATTATTCCAGTGGATGACAGCTGTTATATTAACAAAGCTGCTCTGATCGTGGTGTCATCTTGATGTTAAATATGAACCAGACTTCAAATTATTTATGTTTCAGAAGTGCTTGAAAGCTCCTATTAGATTTGACCTGTCATGATACGTCTTGTACAAAGAGATTTTGCCTAAAAATGTTGCTGTCTAAATATACATGACTTGCCCAAAACATGGCCTCTGAAAGTCCTAATTTTACAAAGGCCCACGCTGTTCCCTAagaaaaaacatgtaaaatCAAGATTAAAAGCTAGCTTAATCTATTGATTAGACTAAAGATAAGGAATAAAACTTAACtcatataaacagaaaaaaatatttagtctATTCTTAGTCAGTCTGAGAATCTTTCTTGGAAAAGACCCATTGGGATGCTGTCTcttaaggggaaaaacaaacttCAAGTGTTGTTCTCTGGTGcaagttttgtgtttgtttgtctgAAAGCTTTGCTAGTTGTACTCAGAACTTGTGGCAACCTTGGAAAAGTGATTGGGGAAGTCAGAATCTAAATGAGGTGGGATCAGACACTGTCAATAGGATGGTACGTGCCCATGTCTTACATTATGGGTATTGTAAGTTTTTCTTAACGAAAGTTGGAAACTTGAggttttccatttccatttaaGGGCACCAGATGCAGGAGAAAACCTTCAAGGCCACCTTGTGCCaagggttttttcttccctgtaatTTGTAAAGATGATTGTCCATGAGCTCCCTTGCCATGTTTGCAGGAGCTGGAGTGGTGGATAATAACCAGCACAGGTTGTTGTTAGTTTTAAATACTCTCCTCCAGAAGTGTCTGGCTAATGTGTAGGGTGGAAGTTGTGTGTTATTCTGCTGCACGTTTCTTTTGATACCAGGAGACCTTTGTAAAATGCTTGAACTTTAAATAAATTGGAGCAAGTGGGTGAAGTGCATCAATCATGTTTGAGAAGTAGTAATTTAAGAACCAGACTTTTAAAAGTTGTATTTAACATCTCTTTCTTCTAAAGGACAAGAAGCCTGttgcccttccctcccctcacaTGCAGGCATGGCTGCTTTGGCCTCTCTGGCCTCATGGTCCTGACCCACCTCCATTCTGCTCTTTCGTCCAAGCATTCACCACCATGAATGAGAAGTGATTTCTGCTCGTGACAAACTCTGTGTGTGCTCACATGGCTTGGTTTTGCTCACCTCTTTCATAGTGAGGACGTTTTGGGCAGCGTGGGTCAGGGTTACTCCACCTTTTAGCATGCAAGTGAACTTGGTGGCTCTGGAAAGCCTTTGTCCTCCTGGCCCCTCAGTGGGCCGGGCATGCTGGCTGTCCCCTAACCCCGCTTGTGTCTCTGTGCAGGCAGCCGGGAGACGGCGTTCACCTACGCGGTGAGCGCGGCCGGCGTGGTCAACGCCATGAGCCGTGCCTGCCGGGAGGGCGAGCTGTCCTCCTGCGGCTGCAGCCGTGCCGCGCGGCCCAAGGACTTGCCCCGGGACTGGCTGTGGGGCGGCTGCGGGGACAACATCGAGTACGGCTATCGCTTCGCCAAGGAGTTTGTGGATGCCCGGGAGCGCGAGCGAGTTTACCAGCGAGGCTCCTACGAGAGCGCCCGCATCATGATGAACCTGCACAACAACGAGGCCGGCAGAAGAGTGAGTGTCCCTCCACGCTCCTCCTCATCCCTTCTTTTTGGGCAGAACGTGGCTCAGtggggcacagagcagccaccaTGGCTTGTCTTTGTTTTGATGCACCAAACAAGAAAACGGCAAATACAGGGGGTGGCTGGGTGGGTGGGGATGAGTTGGTGTTGCTTCTGGTTGTCTGACAGTCCTGTTGCTTTCCTCATGGGGGAGGCTGGGACCAAAGCGTGTTGTGTTTCCCTCTGTATTGTTTCGTGAAAAGTGCCCTGCTTGCTGTGGATTCTCAGTAGAACAGAATTTTACTAGTTGGTATTTCCAACCAGGACAGTGTGTGTTGGAAGGAAGAGAGATGTGCTGGGCTTCCCAGGCTGGAATCGTGCCACAGGATtgttctgactttttttctttccctggttTAAGAGGATGTGAAAAGCTTCTCTGTGCTATTAGAAAACATGGTCTTCTGTGGTTGAACATGTCTTCATGGGTTCTTTAATCtcaaaaatgctttaaatgaATGGGtgtaaacttttattttttttaatagtctgAATATGAAGAGCCAAAATCATTATTTTCCTAGAGCTTGAAGTGCCAGCAATACTCGGCTGGAGACTTTACACTTGTGTTCTAAGGTGAAGAAGGATGAAAGATAATTGAAAATTAATAGTATTTAAATGTAAGAGGAGGGTGTCTGAAATCAGCAATGGACAGGCCAATTACTAttagcaagaagaaaaatgacacTTTCACAGTTGCTTACAGAGACTTGGGAGTTCTTTCCCTCCTCAGCCTCATCTTTGCAGTGCCATTTGGCATCATTAAGACTCTGTAACTGCTGGGTGGAAGTTGTCTACAGTATCATCTAATGTGTCAGACCCCAGGATTTTTGGGGCAGTGTCAACACTGACTCTTATTTTATTTGTACAGGGCAAATGACTGAGGTTTCCCTGCCAAAGCTTTGTAAAGAGGATATTGCTATGTAGCTCTGACTCCCACCCATAGGTGTTTGGGGGTTTCTTCTTGGATGAAGTCTCTCTTCCAGAGCAGTATTTGGGATAGGAGGAGGATGCCGAGCCAAGAGTAGACaatcagctgcagctgagccaggaGCAAGAGG
This genomic window contains:
- the WNT5A gene encoding protein Wnt-5a isoform X1 encodes the protein MEKSSAVLIHGGAVGTVGSTMASQYLVVALAVFSSFTQVVIEASSWWSLGMNPMNPMNPVQMSEVYIIGAQPLCSQLAGLSQGQKKLCQLYQDHMQFIGEGAKTGIKECQYQFRHRRWNCSTVDNNSVFGRVMQIGSRETAFTYAVSAAGVVNAMSRACREGELSSCGCSRAARPKDLPRDWLWGGCGDNIEYGYRFAKEFVDARERERVYQRGSYESARIMMNLHNNEAGRRTVYNLADVACKCHGVSGSCSLKTCWLQLADFRKVGDALKEKYDSAAAMKLNSRGKLVQVNSRFNAPTIHDLVYIDPSPDYCVRNESTGSLGTQGRLCNKTSEGMDGCELMCCGRGYDQFKTVQRERCHCKFHWCCYVKCKLCTEIVDQFVCK
- the WNT5A gene encoding protein Wnt-5a isoform X2 encodes the protein MASQYLVVALAVFSSFTQVVIEASSWWSLGMNPMNPMNPVQMSEVYIIGAQPLCSQLAGLSQGQKKLCQLYQDHMQFIGEGAKTGIKECQYQFRHRRWNCSTVDNNSVFGRVMQIGSRETAFTYAVSAAGVVNAMSRACREGELSSCGCSRAARPKDLPRDWLWGGCGDNIEYGYRFAKEFVDARERERVYQRGSYESARIMMNLHNNEAGRRTVYNLADVACKCHGVSGSCSLKTCWLQLADFRKVGDALKEKYDSAAAMKLNSRGKLVQVNSRFNAPTIHDLVYIDPSPDYCVRNESTGSLGTQGRLCNKTSEGMDGCELMCCGRGYDQFKTVQRERCHCKFHWCCYVKCKLCTEIVDQFVCK